A stretch of the Serratia marcescens genome encodes the following:
- a CDS encoding cyclophilin-like fold protein — protein MKIEIIVDGETATATLFDTPTGRDFASLLPLSLTLEDYADIERISNLPRRLSTAHAPDGMTPEAGDITFYTPWGNLAIFVQGRPYARSLIPLGKIDSGLPALERRGPLAVQIRAAD, from the coding sequence ATGAAAATTGAGATCATTGTGGATGGAGAAACCGCCACCGCTACCCTTTTTGACACGCCAACGGGACGGGATTTTGCGTCACTGCTTCCCCTCAGCCTGACGCTGGAAGACTATGCCGATATTGAGCGCATCAGCAATCTGCCACGCAGGCTTTCCACGGCACACGCACCGGACGGCATGACGCCGGAAGCCGGGGATATCACTTTCTATACGCCGTGGGGCAATCTGGCGATTTTTGTCCAGGGCAGACCTTACGCCCGTTCACTGATCCCGCTAGGGAAAATCGATTCCGGACTGCCAGCCCTGGAGCGTCGCGGACCGCTAGCGGTACAGATTAGGGCCGCAGACTGA
- a CDS encoding LysR family transcriptional regulator — translation MARRNLNDLLSFITVAREGSFTRAAAQLGVTQPALSQAISGLEERMQIRLLTRTTRSVSVTAAGERLLQSVGHRIDEIEAELDMLTALRDKPAGIVRITCGPNVLKTTLLPKLTPLLREYPDIQIEFDANHGFRDIVADRFDAGVRLGDTIDKDMIAVPIGPKMRMAAVAAPEYFALHPAPQTPRDLTQHICINERMVRSGKIYAWEFEQASGKFNVRVQGQLTFNTSDHVVDAALAGLGIAFLPEEEFGSHISEGRLIRVLEPWCLPFPGYYLYYPSRKQPSPAFSLVVDALRINRKL, via the coding sequence ATGGCCAGACGTAATCTCAACGATTTACTCTCTTTCATCACCGTGGCGCGGGAAGGCAGCTTTACACGCGCGGCCGCGCAGCTTGGTGTGACCCAGCCCGCACTGAGCCAGGCGATTTCCGGATTGGAAGAACGGATGCAAATCCGCCTGCTGACGCGAACCACGCGCAGCGTGTCAGTGACTGCTGCAGGGGAACGCCTGCTGCAGTCTGTGGGCCATCGCATTGATGAGATTGAGGCCGAGTTGGACATGCTGACGGCACTGCGGGATAAGCCTGCTGGGATCGTTCGGATTACCTGCGGGCCGAACGTGCTGAAAACCACCCTGCTGCCCAAACTGACACCGCTGTTACGCGAATATCCGGATATCCAAATTGAGTTCGACGCCAACCACGGGTTCCGGGACATCGTGGCGGACCGTTTTGACGCAGGTGTGCGGCTCGGAGACACCATCGACAAGGATATGATAGCCGTACCTATCGGTCCGAAAATGCGCATGGCAGCGGTGGCCGCCCCTGAATATTTCGCTCTTCATCCTGCCCCTCAAACACCACGCGATCTCACGCAACACATCTGTATCAATGAACGGATGGTGCGTTCCGGGAAAATATATGCCTGGGAATTTGAGCAGGCGAGCGGCAAGTTCAATGTCCGGGTTCAAGGACAATTAACTTTTAATACATCGGATCATGTTGTTGATGCTGCGCTGGCCGGGCTCGGGATTGCCTTTTTACCTGAAGAGGAATTTGGTTCGCATATTAGCGAGGGGCGTCTGATTCGAGTACTTGAACCCTGGTGCCTGCCATTTCCGGGTTACTATCTGTATTATCCCAGCCGTAAGCAACCGTCTCCGGCGTTTTCTCTCGTTGTTGATGCATTACGGATTAACCGAAAACTCTGA
- a CDS encoding LysR substrate-binding domain-containing protein, protein MRKTRLPPLGALRAFHAVAGCRSFKLAAEALGVSATAVSHQIKLLESVLECRVCERSAQGVSLTETGEILYAGTQRAFAALEQSVAQITRAQQPPALTVTTTSNFLTHWLVPRLADFKAEFPAIDLRLHTSVERVDLNQRTVDVAIRYRETPESDLHCTLLHEDRFIVVASPALALERSEDLQRVTLFHVAHRQVPADSPTWENWRRRYGPEGLNVEAGLTFSDETHALQAAVAGQGVVIASRLLARDLLQRGVLAAPFETALPGANYYLVATEETAQRPDIIALREWLLRQMAAG, encoded by the coding sequence ATGAGAAAAACCCGTTTGCCGCCGCTGGGCGCGCTGCGCGCCTTCCACGCCGTGGCCGGCTGCCGCAGCTTCAAACTGGCCGCCGAGGCGCTGGGCGTCAGCGCGACGGCGGTCAGCCATCAGATCAAGCTGCTGGAATCGGTGTTGGAGTGCCGGGTGTGCGAGCGCAGCGCGCAGGGCGTCAGCCTGACCGAGACCGGCGAGATCCTGTATGCCGGTACCCAGCGCGCCTTTGCCGCGCTGGAGCAGTCCGTTGCCCAAATCACCCGCGCCCAGCAGCCGCCGGCGCTGACCGTCACCACCACCTCCAATTTTCTCACCCACTGGCTGGTGCCGCGCCTGGCGGATTTCAAGGCGGAGTTTCCCGCCATCGATCTTCGCCTGCACACCAGCGTCGAGCGGGTGGATCTCAACCAGCGCACCGTGGACGTCGCCATTCGCTACCGTGAAACGCCGGAAAGCGATCTGCACTGCACCCTGCTGCATGAGGACCGCTTTATCGTGGTGGCCAGCCCGGCGCTGGCGCTGGAGCGCAGCGAGGATTTGCAGCGGGTAACGCTGTTTCACGTGGCGCATCGGCAGGTGCCCGCCGACTCGCCGACCTGGGAAAACTGGCGGCGGCGCTACGGGCCGGAAGGGTTGAACGTGGAAGCCGGGCTGACCTTCAGCGATGAGACGCATGCGCTGCAGGCGGCGGTGGCCGGCCAGGGAGTGGTGATCGCCAGCCGGCTGCTGGCGCGCGATTTATTGCAGCGCGGCGTGCTGGCCGCGCCGTTCGAGACGGCGTTACCCGGCGCCAACTATTATCTGGTGGCCACCGAAGAAACCGCGCAGCGCCCCGATATCATTGCGCTGCGCGAGTGGTTGCTGCGGCAAATGGCGGCGGGCTAA
- a CDS encoding PA1136 family autoinducer-binding transcriptional regulator codes for MSDEIAQRAFQAALAMDHERTLSAIQGRVRAFAAPFGFDRFVLFSASAAAEAGIEHIYWVEGDWFGDGEAVDALTYVRHCPVTRHMLRVSEPFFWTKTWAEQGERYRIVRTPRGAGLHGVQIPIFGPAGLEGAVSLGGERIDASPPVRLALSLVGSAAFQAARRLFAPAAGEGEGRLSAREREVLSWTAIGRRQADIAAMLGLSERTVENHLRRIRQRLGAATTAQAISVAIRLGEIAPESR; via the coding sequence ATGAGCGACGAGATCGCACAGCGCGCTTTCCAGGCGGCGCTGGCGATGGACCACGAGCGAACCCTGTCCGCCATTCAGGGGCGGGTTCGCGCCTTCGCCGCGCCGTTCGGCTTCGATCGCTTTGTGCTGTTTTCCGCTTCCGCCGCGGCGGAGGCGGGGATCGAGCATATCTATTGGGTCGAGGGCGACTGGTTCGGCGACGGCGAGGCCGTCGATGCGTTGACCTACGTGCGGCACTGCCCGGTGACCCGGCATATGCTGCGGGTCAGCGAGCCGTTTTTCTGGACCAAAACCTGGGCGGAGCAGGGCGAGCGCTACCGGATTGTGCGCACGCCGCGCGGCGCGGGCCTGCACGGCGTGCAGATCCCGATATTTGGCCCGGCCGGTTTGGAGGGCGCCGTCAGCCTGGGGGGCGAGCGCATCGATGCCTCGCCGCCGGTGCGGCTGGCGCTGTCGCTCGTAGGCTCGGCGGCCTTTCAGGCGGCGCGGCGGCTGTTCGCACCGGCGGCCGGCGAGGGAGAGGGGCGGTTGTCGGCGCGCGAGCGCGAGGTGCTGAGCTGGACCGCCATCGGCCGGCGGCAGGCGGATATCGCCGCGATGCTCGGCCTGTCTGAACGCACGGTGGAAAACCACCTGCGGCGCATTCGCCAGCGCCTTGGCGCCGCCACCACCGCGCAGGCGATCAGCGTGGCGATCCGCCTGGGGGAAATCGCCCCCGAGAGCCGTTAG
- the hchA gene encoding glyoxalase III HchA encodes MTDSVSNDRNPTPDVAEDNAFFPSPYSLSQYTSSKTDFAGASYPNAYRGGKWKVLMIASQERYLLMQNGKFFSTGNHPVEMLLPMYHLDLAGFEIDIATPSGDPVKLEMWAFPQEDDAVKATYEKYRSQLKQPKKLTEVVKDLDGGNYLGVFIPGGHGVLNDIPFSEEVKKTLHWAHDNDRYVISLCHGPAGLLAAGIGESKDDFLYRGYEMCVFPDSLDTGANIDIGYIPGPMPWLVGERLRERGVKIVNADITGKVHKDRRLLTGDSPLASNNLGKLAAETLLADVAAR; translated from the coding sequence ATGACTGATTCAGTGTCCAACGATCGTAATCCCACCCCGGATGTGGCGGAAGACAACGCGTTCTTCCCATCGCCTTACTCCCTCAGCCAGTACACCTCGTCCAAAACCGACTTCGCGGGCGCCAGCTACCCGAACGCCTATCGCGGCGGCAAGTGGAAGGTGCTGATGATCGCCTCGCAGGAGCGCTACCTGCTGATGCAAAACGGCAAGTTCTTCTCTACCGGCAACCACCCGGTCGAGATGCTGTTACCGATGTATCACCTGGATCTGGCCGGTTTCGAGATCGACATCGCCACGCCGTCCGGCGATCCGGTGAAGCTGGAGATGTGGGCGTTCCCGCAGGAAGACGACGCGGTCAAGGCCACCTACGAGAAGTACCGCAGCCAACTCAAGCAGCCGAAAAAGCTGACGGAGGTGGTGAAGGATCTGGACGGCGGCAACTACCTCGGCGTTTTCATCCCCGGCGGCCACGGCGTGCTCAATGATATCCCGTTCAGCGAAGAGGTGAAAAAGACCCTGCACTGGGCGCACGACAACGATCGCTACGTGATCTCGCTGTGCCACGGGCCGGCGGGCCTGCTGGCGGCGGGTATCGGCGAGAGCAAAGACGATTTCCTCTATCGCGGTTATGAAATGTGCGTGTTCCCGGACTCGCTCGATACCGGCGCCAACATCGACATCGGCTACATCCCCGGCCCGATGCCCTGGCTGGTGGGCGAACGCCTGCGCGAGCGGGGCGTGAAGATCGTCAACGCCGACATCACCGGCAAGGTGCATAAAGATCGGCGCCTGCTGACCGGCGACAGCCCGCTGGCCTCCAACAACCTCGGCAAGCTGGCGGCGGAGACGCTGTTGGCCGACGTCGCCGCGCGATGA
- a CDS encoding ABC transporter ATP-binding protein: MITASRLSFGFKGREPIFDNVSFELKRGEILSVLGPNGAGKTTLLRNIAGLCRPSAGWCEIGRVDNREARLAYVPQAKAPHFSYGVLEFVTFGCVRQAGLFARPGKRDFARAQAVLQSLEIGPLAQKSIDQISGGELQMCYFAKALMADPDVMILDEPESNLDFYNQAKMIEMLWRLAKERQMTIVLNTHFLNYAERISDKCLLMTKRQSLFGVKSAVLREDILERYFRVPVRKCHYEHQGAGEETFIIALRNLA; encoded by the coding sequence ATGATCACCGCTAGCCGGCTATCCTTTGGTTTCAAAGGGCGGGAGCCCATTTTCGACAACGTCAGCTTCGAGCTTAAGCGCGGCGAGATCCTCAGCGTGCTGGGCCCGAACGGCGCCGGCAAAACGACGCTGCTGAGAAATATTGCGGGCCTGTGTCGGCCCAGCGCCGGCTGGTGCGAGATCGGCCGCGTCGATAATCGAGAGGCACGCCTGGCCTATGTGCCGCAGGCGAAGGCGCCACATTTTTCCTATGGCGTACTCGAGTTTGTCACTTTCGGCTGCGTTCGTCAGGCCGGACTGTTCGCCCGGCCGGGAAAGCGCGATTTCGCCAGGGCGCAGGCGGTGCTGCAATCCCTGGAAATCGGCCCGTTGGCGCAGAAAAGCATCGATCAGATCAGCGGCGGTGAACTGCAGATGTGTTATTTCGCCAAGGCGCTGATGGCAGATCCTGACGTCATGATCCTTGATGAACCGGAGTCGAACCTGGATTTTTACAATCAGGCAAAAATGATCGAGATGCTCTGGCGCCTCGCCAAAGAGCGGCAGATGACGATCGTGCTGAATACGCATTTCCTCAATTACGCCGAACGCATCTCCGACAAGTGTTTACTGATGACAAAACGGCAGTCGTTGTTTGGCGTTAAAAGCGCTGTGCTGCGGGAAGATATCCTGGAGCGCTATTTTCGGGTGCCGGTAAGAAAGTGCCACTATGAACACCAGGGCGCCGGCGAAGAAACCTTTATTATCGCTCTGCGCAATCTCGCCTGA
- a CDS encoding FecCD family ABC transporter permease, giving the protein MPGRGKYVAILVGLFLALCVVAVASLFAGRYALSAHDVVQILWQGNMPGENQARYSVIFNLRAPRVVAVMLVGGGLAVAGATFQAVLKNALASPDVLGTSSASAFGAALGILLSLPFALSAMLSFLFGVVSLLLVLGICRLKRRQDALTTILSGMIIASLFIAFVSVIKYVADPQDTLPAIVFWLMGSFASVAKAQVYWLIPLFAACYLTIYRLRWKMNILSLGDDEARIAGLNPPRLKILLLIAASLLVSASVSLAGVVGWVGLVIPHLVRSVLGYNHGRLIPASALSGALFLLVIDNIARGATYAEIPIGILTALIGAPLFATLFIMGNRYDHR; this is encoded by the coding sequence ATGCCGGGCAGAGGAAAATATGTGGCGATCCTGGTGGGGCTGTTTTTGGCCTTGTGTGTAGTCGCCGTCGCATCACTGTTTGCCGGCCGCTACGCCTTGTCGGCCCATGATGTGGTGCAGATTTTATGGCAGGGGAACATGCCGGGGGAAAACCAGGCCCGCTATTCGGTGATTTTTAACCTGCGTGCGCCGCGGGTGGTGGCGGTGATGCTGGTGGGCGGTGGGTTGGCGGTCGCCGGCGCGACCTTTCAGGCGGTGCTGAAAAACGCGTTGGCCAGCCCGGATGTGCTGGGCACGTCTTCCGCCTCCGCCTTTGGCGCTGCGCTGGGCATTTTATTGAGTTTGCCTTTTGCCCTGAGTGCCATGCTGTCGTTTCTTTTCGGCGTGGTGAGCCTGCTGCTGGTGCTCGGCATCTGCCGCCTGAAACGCCGGCAGGATGCGCTGACGACGATCCTGTCCGGCATGATTATCGCGTCGTTGTTTATCGCGTTTGTCTCGGTCATAAAATATGTCGCCGATCCGCAGGATACCTTGCCGGCGATCGTCTTCTGGCTGATGGGCAGCTTCGCTTCGGTAGCGAAAGCGCAGGTCTATTGGCTAATCCCGCTGTTTGCGGCGTGTTACCTGACAATCTATCGGCTCAGATGGAAAATGAACATTCTCTCGCTGGGGGATGACGAGGCGCGCATTGCCGGCCTGAATCCGCCCCGGTTGAAGATCCTGCTGCTGATCGCCGCCTCCTTGCTGGTTTCCGCCTCGGTGAGTTTGGCCGGCGTGGTGGGATGGGTCGGCTTGGTGATCCCGCATCTGGTGAGAAGCGTGCTGGGGTATAACCACGGCCGCCTGATCCCGGCCTCGGCGCTGAGCGGGGCGTTGTTTTTGCTGGTGATAGACAATATCGCCAGAGGCGCCACCTACGCAGAAATCCCGATCGGCATCCTGACCGCGCTGATCGGTGCGCCGCTTTTCGCCACGCTTTTTATTATGGGTAATCGATATGATCACCGCTAG
- a CDS encoding ABC transporter substrate-binding protein gives MCVTVKFIATALLAIFALPTAPCATAGQPAAAEPPQSVAAQTLPGSYPRIVITGNCPFGVILANEAAYRHVVGVGPWAFMHADRHVLKDMKPDIGRITSAFINKDYRVNMESLMNLRPDIIYYYGKSQDDRLERAGVMTVDLDAGGETKYQPMATQVYWENTFADTLGLPRTHKFKDAWEKTLKQIRPYAAAIHAQHVRALYLEESDGRQLKVSGPHTYGDTYLKMAGMDNVAGDLPVKGDAGRYINVSMEQIMAWDPDVIFVVFGSAKALLHGGIPGQAWETLRAVKNGKVFSTPVGIHNWGGLSAETSLLPLFMINRYAPEDISDKTLREETRRYYQTMFSYAIPDRLLDEVLAQR, from the coding sequence ATGTGCGTCACAGTGAAATTTATCGCCACTGCTCTGCTGGCAATATTCGCCTTGCCGACGGCGCCTTGCGCCACCGCCGGCCAGCCGGCGGCGGCCGAACCGCCACAAAGCGTGGCGGCGCAAACGCTGCCCGGCAGCTACCCGCGGATCGTCATCACCGGCAACTGCCCCTTCGGCGTGATCCTGGCGAACGAGGCGGCCTACCGGCACGTCGTCGGCGTGGGGCCCTGGGCGTTCATGCATGCCGATAGGCATGTGTTGAAGGACATGAAGCCTGACATCGGCAGGATAACCTCCGCCTTCATCAATAAGGACTACCGGGTCAACATGGAGTCGTTAATGAATCTACGGCCCGACATTATTTATTACTACGGCAAAAGCCAGGACGATCGGCTGGAAAGGGCGGGCGTGATGACCGTCGATCTGGATGCCGGCGGGGAGACAAAATACCAGCCGATGGCCACCCAGGTATATTGGGAGAACACGTTCGCCGACACGCTCGGCCTGCCGCGCACGCATAAATTCAAAGACGCCTGGGAAAAGACCCTGAAGCAGATCCGCCCCTATGCCGCAGCCATCCATGCGCAGCACGTCAGGGCGTTGTATCTCGAAGAAAGTGACGGCAGGCAGCTGAAGGTGAGTGGCCCGCATACCTACGGCGACACCTACCTGAAAATGGCCGGCATGGACAACGTCGCCGGGGATTTGCCGGTGAAAGGGGATGCCGGCAGGTACATCAACGTTTCGATGGAGCAGATCATGGCCTGGGACCCGGATGTGATTTTCGTGGTTTTCGGCAGCGCCAAAGCGCTGCTGCACGGGGGGATCCCCGGTCAGGCCTGGGAAACGCTCAGGGCGGTAAAAAACGGCAAGGTTTTCTCGACGCCGGTGGGCATTCACAACTGGGGGGGCCTGTCGGCGGAAACGTCACTGCTACCGCTGTTTATGATCAACCGCTATGCCCCTGAAGACATTAGCGACAAGACGCTGCGGGAGGAGACGCGCCGCTATTATCAGACGATGTTCTCCTATGCCATCCCGGACCGGTTGCTGGATGAGGTGCTGGCACAGCGCTAG
- a CDS encoding MFS transporter translates to MTFKHQEKETLNIFAVLAVSLSTVIAMLDSTIANVALPVIAKDFGVSESASIMIINAYQFAVVASLMPFAALGRAVGNKKIFIAGVVLFAFSSLGCALSTTLSMLTAFRVIQGFGAAAVLSVNAALIKEIYPERLLGRGLGINVMVVSVSAAAGPSIASAILSQTSWNWLFTINVPIACLSLLLSLIFLAPRERRSVGFDRGGALLVFVLFIAFSLSTMSMTTHHLPAAALSFAVFAGLAGLLYINQKRKANAALIPIAMLHNPTLSLSLLMSMLSYSTQLLAFVSLPFYFHNVLQRNVVDIGLLLTAWPLATMASSLISGDLAKKYDPNLVALSGLACLLAGMLLMANLPSDPSNGAIVWRVALCGIGFGLFQSPNNLLIMTSVSHENSSIASGLLGSSRLIGQIVGSALVAIFFNMRGAQATNISLMAGAAFSFLSLVVSYMRFKSAVTLKTSK, encoded by the coding sequence ATGACTTTTAAACACCAGGAAAAAGAGACATTAAATATATTCGCCGTTCTCGCCGTCTCGTTAAGCACGGTCATCGCCATGCTCGACAGTACCATCGCCAACGTGGCGCTGCCGGTGATCGCCAAAGATTTCGGCGTTTCCGAATCGGCCTCCATCATGATTATTAATGCCTACCAGTTTGCCGTCGTTGCCTCTTTGATGCCCTTCGCGGCGCTGGGCCGCGCGGTGGGCAATAAAAAGATCTTTATAGCCGGGGTGGTGCTGTTCGCTTTTTCATCCTTGGGCTGCGCGCTGTCCACGACGCTGTCGATGCTGACGGCATTCAGGGTAATACAGGGCTTCGGCGCGGCGGCGGTGCTCAGCGTCAATGCGGCGCTGATCAAGGAGATATACCCGGAAAGGCTGCTGGGGCGCGGCCTGGGCATAAACGTGATGGTGGTGTCGGTTTCCGCCGCCGCCGGGCCGTCCATCGCCTCGGCGATACTTTCGCAAACGAGCTGGAACTGGCTGTTTACCATCAATGTTCCCATCGCCTGCCTGTCGCTGCTGCTGAGCCTGATCTTCCTGGCCCCCCGCGAGCGGCGCAGCGTTGGATTCGACCGCGGGGGCGCCCTGTTGGTGTTTGTGCTGTTCATCGCTTTCTCGCTCAGCACCATGAGCATGACCACCCACCATCTGCCGGCGGCGGCGCTCAGCTTTGCGGTATTCGCCGGGCTGGCCGGGTTGCTGTATATCAATCAGAAAAGAAAGGCCAACGCCGCGCTGATCCCGATCGCGATGCTGCATAACCCGACGCTGTCATTGTCTTTGCTGATGTCGATGCTGTCCTACAGCACCCAGCTTTTGGCTTTTGTATCGCTGCCTTTCTATTTCCACAATGTCCTGCAAAGAAACGTGGTGGATATCGGTCTGTTGCTGACCGCCTGGCCGCTGGCCACCATGGCGTCTTCGCTAATTTCCGGCGATTTGGCCAAGAAGTACGATCCCAATCTTGTTGCCCTCTCGGGCCTTGCCTGTCTGCTGGCAGGCATGCTGCTGATGGCCAATCTGCCCAGCGATCCGTCGAATGGGGCGATCGTATGGCGCGTGGCGCTGTGCGGCATCGGTTTTGGCCTGTTTCAATCACCGAACAACCTGCTGATCATGACGTCGGTCTCCCATGAAAACAGCAGCATCGCCAGCGGCCTGCTGGGCAGCTCCCGGCTGATTGGGCAAATCGTCGGTTCGGCGTTAGTGGCGATTTTCTTCAATATGCGGGGCGCGCAAGCGACGAATATCAGTTTAATGGCGGGGGCGGCATTCTCGTTCCTTTCTCTGGTGGTGAGCTATATGCGCTTCAAGTCCGCCGTTACGTTAAAAACCAGCAAATAG
- the amiA gene encoding N-acetylmuramoyl-L-alanine amidase AmiA: MAKTDFLNTRLSRRRMMLAGLATLALNGAISPLAHAHGLPRPTPHGARKRFLVMLDPGHGGIDSGAIGHTGSLEKHVVLEIARNVRAQLDRHGIDARLTRDSDVFIPLYDRVEIAHRHGADLFMSIHADGFTCPSACGASVFALSNKGASSAMAKYLSNSENAADDLAGPNVIKKDRYLQKILFDLEQTETIKESLALGSHLIQHIAPIHHLHAKNTEQAAFVVLKSPYIPSVLVETSFITNPEEEKLLGTPAFRNKIATAIAQGIVSYFKRETHA; this comes from the coding sequence ATGGCTAAGACGGACTTTTTGAACACCCGGTTATCTCGCCGCAGAATGATGTTGGCAGGGCTGGCAACCTTGGCGCTGAACGGCGCCATTTCCCCGCTGGCTCACGCCCACGGTTTGCCGCGCCCCACACCTCACGGGGCGCGAAAAAGATTCCTGGTCATGTTGGATCCCGGTCATGGCGGCATCGACTCCGGTGCCATTGGCCACACCGGTTCACTGGAAAAACATGTCGTTCTGGAGATCGCCAGAAATGTGCGTGCACAGCTCGATCGACACGGCATCGATGCCCGCCTGACGCGCGACAGCGACGTTTTTATTCCACTTTACGATCGGGTGGAGATCGCGCACCGGCATGGCGCGGATCTTTTCATGTCCATCCACGCCGACGGTTTTACCTGCCCCAGCGCCTGCGGCGCTTCGGTTTTTGCGCTTTCCAATAAAGGTGCCAGCAGCGCGATGGCAAAATACTTATCGAACAGTGAAAACGCGGCGGACGATCTCGCCGGCCCTAACGTCATCAAGAAAGACCGCTATTTGCAGAAGATACTGTTTGATTTAGAGCAGACGGAAACGATCAAAGAAAGCCTGGCGCTGGGCTCACACCTGATTCAACATATTGCGCCCATCCATCATTTGCATGCCAAAAATACCGAACAGGCGGCCTTCGTGGTCTTAAAGTCCCCGTATATTCCTTCCGTTTTGGTGGAAACCTCTTTCATCACCAACCCTGAGGAAGAAAAGCTGCTCGGCACTCCCGCCTTCCGAAATAAAATTGCCACGGCGATCGCTCAGGGGATCGTCAGCTACTTTAAACGCGAAACGCACGCTTAA